In Pradoshia eiseniae, the following are encoded in one genomic region:
- a CDS encoding YtzC family protein, whose product MATHKSMDECLGRCENTLAYAQQQYEESAKQEHYNTEGYTEALMRLEDSYNELTVMKNSANDQQRDELDRMKIRVQDLQHAMVVRRR is encoded by the coding sequence ATGGCTACGCATAAATCCATGGATGAATGTTTAGGACGTTGTGAGAATACCCTTGCATACGCACAGCAGCAATATGAGGAATCGGCCAAACAGGAGCATTACAATACAGAGGGCTATACTGAAGCCCTTATGAGGCTTGAGGATTCATATAATGAGCTTACCGTCATGAAAAACAGTGCCAATGACCAGCAGCGGGATGAGCTTGATCGGATGAAAATCCGTGTTCAGGATCTTCAGCATGCGATGGTCGTTAGAAGACGCTAA
- a CDS encoding hemolysin family protein yields MTTIYLIAFVILIILTAFFVATEFAIVKVRSSKIDQLVAEGRKGALSAKKVTTHLDEYLSACQLGITVTALGLGWIGEPTFEVILNPLFALLGLDVQVTHVISLAAAFIIVTFIHVVVGELAPKTIAIQKAESMTLFLAPLIIWFYRILYPFIWLLNGSARLLVKLIGFQPASEHDTSYSEEELRLLLADSYKKGSINKNEYKYVNNIFEFDERKAREIMVPRTEIVSISKDDSIEEVFSIIQEERYTRFPVEDGDKDNIIGFLNAKEFLTEMHLKKDVTLESLISPVISVIETIPIHDLLVKMQKERTHIAILIDEYGGTSGLVTAEDIIEEIVGEIRDEFDETEVPDVRKVGTDHYIVSGKLLIDDINELLGIQISNEVVDTIGGWFLSSHFEIQDSSAVEEEGFIFKIHEHEGNHIHYLDIKKADK; encoded by the coding sequence TTGACTACCATTTATTTAATTGCGTTTGTTATTCTCATCATCTTGACCGCCTTTTTCGTAGCGACCGAGTTCGCCATCGTAAAGGTGCGCTCTTCAAAGATTGACCAGCTTGTCGCAGAAGGCAGGAAAGGGGCATTATCCGCCAAGAAGGTGACCACACATTTGGATGAATACTTATCTGCCTGCCAGCTTGGGATTACCGTTACCGCACTCGGTCTCGGGTGGATTGGGGAACCAACCTTTGAGGTCATCCTTAACCCATTGTTTGCGCTGCTGGGGCTTGATGTTCAAGTCACCCATGTAATCTCACTTGCCGCAGCTTTCATCATCGTGACGTTTATTCACGTGGTCGTTGGTGAACTTGCGCCTAAGACAATTGCCATCCAGAAGGCTGAATCAATGACCTTATTTTTGGCACCGTTGATCATATGGTTCTATCGAATCTTGTACCCATTCATCTGGCTTTTGAATGGATCCGCTCGCCTGCTCGTCAAACTGATTGGATTTCAGCCAGCTTCTGAGCATGACACAAGCTATTCAGAGGAAGAACTGCGCCTATTGCTTGCAGACAGCTACAAAAAGGGATCCATCAATAAGAATGAATACAAATATGTAAACAATATCTTTGAATTTGACGAGCGGAAAGCAAGAGAAATCATGGTTCCGCGTACGGAAATTGTTAGCATTTCAAAGGACGATTCCATTGAAGAAGTATTCTCCATTATTCAAGAGGAGCGCTATACACGTTTCCCGGTAGAGGATGGAGACAAAGATAATATCATCGGATTCTTGAATGCGAAAGAATTCCTGACTGAGATGCACCTGAAGAAGGATGTAACGCTCGAATCATTGATCAGCCCAGTAATCAGCGTCATTGAAACAATTCCAATCCATGACCTCCTTGTGAAAATGCAAAAGGAACGCACTCATATCGCCATCTTAATCGATGAGTATGGCGGAACTTCCGGATTGGTAACCGCTGAGGATATCATTGAGGAAATTGTCGGGGAAATTCGTGATGAATTTGACGAAACCGAAGTACCAGATGTCCGCAAAGTCGGTACTGACCATTATATCGTGAGCGGTAAGCTCCTTATTGATGACATCAATGAGCTGCTTGGAATTCAAATCTCCAATGAGGTTGTTGATACAATCGGGGGCTGGTTCCTATCTAGCCATTTCGAAATTCAGGATAGCTCTGCTGTTGAAGAAGAGGGCTTTATCTTTAAAATCCATGAGCATGAGGGTAACCACATTCATTATCTCGATATCAAAAAAGCCGATAAATAA
- a CDS encoding LLM class flavin-dependent oxidoreductase, translated as MMLKLSILDQSPRAAGEPTEKALSNTVELASFAEELGYSRIWVSEHHDSLGLAGSSPEILATWIAARTRKIRVGTGGVMLPHYSAYKVAENFRVLSGLAPGRIDLGVGRAPGGMPRATRALQDGRPIPSKDRFPDQVDELSWYLNDRLPDSHPYFGLTATPVIGQLPDLWMLGSSSSSAELAAHKGLPYNFALFINSEFAEDNMQHYLQNFQASETHSHPTGMVTVFAICAETDEEAHYLAGSLDLSMLWLAQGIMREGTPHPDEILEQNFSVYERDRILYNRRRMIIGSPQTIGRQLAELSERFRTNEIMLTTITHSFEAKKKSFELIAKEVGLTSK; from the coding sequence CTGATGTTAAAGCTCAGTATTCTAGATCAATCGCCTAGGGCAGCTGGAGAACCAACCGAGAAGGCATTAAGCAATACAGTAGAACTGGCGAGTTTTGCTGAGGAATTAGGCTATTCGCGTATTTGGGTTTCGGAGCATCATGACAGTCTTGGGCTGGCAGGGTCAAGCCCGGAAATCCTGGCTACATGGATTGCTGCGAGAACGAGAAAAATTCGAGTGGGAACAGGCGGTGTGATGCTTCCGCATTATAGCGCCTATAAGGTAGCTGAAAACTTCCGTGTCCTATCCGGGCTTGCTCCTGGCCGCATTGACTTAGGGGTAGGACGAGCGCCTGGTGGCATGCCAAGGGCAACAAGAGCTTTGCAGGACGGACGTCCGATCCCGAGTAAGGATCGTTTTCCCGATCAGGTCGATGAGTTAAGCTGGTACCTCAATGATCGTTTGCCGGATTCTCATCCGTATTTCGGATTGACGGCAACACCTGTCATTGGGCAGCTTCCTGACCTTTGGATGCTGGGGTCAAGTTCATCGAGTGCAGAGCTTGCCGCTCATAAAGGCCTTCCTTATAATTTTGCGCTTTTTATTAACAGTGAGTTTGCTGAGGATAATATGCAGCATTACTTGCAGAATTTCCAAGCATCGGAGACCCATTCCCATCCGACTGGAATGGTGACCGTATTCGCTATATGCGCTGAAACAGATGAGGAGGCACACTATTTGGCAGGGTCGCTTGATTTGTCTATGCTTTGGCTAGCCCAGGGAATCATGCGGGAAGGGACTCCCCATCCTGATGAAATTCTCGAACAGAATTTTTCCGTTTATGAACGCGATCGCATTCTCTATAATCGGCGCCGGATGATTATTGGTTCGCCGCAAACGATTGGAAGACAGCTGGCAGAGCTTAGCGAGCGTTTCCGCACGAATGAAATCATGCTTACGACGATTACGCATTCCTTTGAGGCAAAGAAGAAATCCTTTGAATTGATTGCAAAGGAAGTTGGATTGACATCAAAATAG
- a CDS encoding FecCD family ABC transporter permease: protein MSNRVGKQRGIKLVTLYAGSLFFLAAAIVWGILIGSADLSVKEIVGILLKNMTGYDGFFDGQKNIEMIIWNIRLPRILLALLVGGALALAGAAFQGLLQNPLADPYTIGVSSGASVGAVIVLFFQLEIAIIGSYTLPLVAILFSLASLFLVLGITRAASKTYANETIILSGIILNSFIGAVISLIIALSSGDQTREVLNWLMGSVAMKNWGHVGLFFPFFVLGAIVILYHYRELNALALGDEAAQYSGMNVRRKKLVLLISAGLLTGAAVSVSGAIGFVGLVIPHLVRLVTGADHKHLLPISMMIGGGYLVIADMIARTIVSPQELPIGVVTALIGAPVFTYLLIRERIKRRNMAC, encoded by the coding sequence ATGAGCAATAGAGTAGGAAAGCAGAGGGGAATAAAGCTGGTCACCCTATATGCTGGAAGCCTTTTTTTCTTGGCAGCAGCGATTGTTTGGGGAATCTTGATCGGCAGTGCAGATCTGTCTGTGAAAGAAATTGTCGGGATACTTCTGAAAAACATGACCGGTTATGATGGATTCTTCGACGGCCAGAAAAATATTGAAATGATCATCTGGAATATCCGTCTGCCGCGTATTTTGCTTGCTTTATTAGTCGGAGGTGCTCTTGCGCTGGCGGGGGCGGCTTTTCAAGGGCTATTGCAGAATCCGCTGGCGGACCCTTATACAATCGGTGTTTCTTCAGGTGCATCTGTGGGAGCAGTCATCGTATTGTTCTTTCAGCTTGAGATCGCCATCATTGGTTCCTATACATTGCCATTGGTCGCCATCTTGTTCAGTCTAGCCTCACTTTTTCTCGTTTTAGGCATTACGAGGGCAGCAAGTAAGACGTATGCAAATGAAACCATCATTCTCTCAGGGATTATTTTGAACTCCTTTATAGGCGCGGTCATATCCTTGATCATTGCCTTGTCATCGGGAGATCAAACGCGAGAGGTCCTCAATTGGCTGATGGGAAGTGTTGCCATGAAGAACTGGGGCCATGTCGGTTTGTTCTTTCCTTTCTTCGTTCTGGGAGCTATCGTAATTTTATATCATTACAGGGAACTTAATGCGCTTGCCTTAGGGGATGAAGCAGCCCAATATAGCGGGATGAATGTAAGAAGGAAGAAGCTCGTTCTCCTTATAAGCGCCGGGCTGCTGACTGGCGCGGCCGTATCTGTATCAGGTGCAATTGGCTTTGTCGGTCTTGTGATTCCCCATCTCGTCCGTTTAGTGACAGGAGCGGACCATAAGCATCTTCTCCCGATATCAATGATGATTGGGGGCGGATATTTAGTGATTGCGGATATGATAGCGAGAACGATTGTCAGCCCGCAGGAATTGCCAATCGGGGTTGTTACAGCCTTGATTGGGGCACCAGTATTCACCTATTTATTAATAAGAGAACGAATAAAAAGAAGGAATATGGCATGTTAA
- a CDS encoding glycogen biosynthesis protein GlgD: protein MKKRSKQHNPEQKTRNGVNSQDIEAGADTDIVKRAKKMYEKKGQQAKATVHPDTYK from the coding sequence ATGAAAAAACGATCTAAACAGCATAACCCCGAGCAAAAAACGCGCAATGGGGTCAACAGCCAGGACATTGAGGCTGGAGCCGACACGGACATTGTAAAAAGAGCCAAAAAAATGTACGAGAAAAAAGGCCAGCAAGCTAAAGCGACCGTACACCCGGACACATATAAATAG
- a CDS encoding TIGR01212 family radical SAM protein (This family includes YhcC from E. coli K-12, an uncharacterized radical SAM protein.) — MKQANPFPYASDDKRYHTWNYHLRNQFGHKVFKIALDGGFDCPNRDGTVAFGGCTFCSAAGSGDFAGNRAEDLKKQFADIKGKMHQKWKDGKYMAYFQAYTNTHAPVDVLREKFETVMNEEGVVGLSIATRPDCLPDDVVEYLAELNERTYLWLELGLQTVHEKTANIINRAHDYPTYVEGVNKLRKHGIRVCSHIINGLPLETPEMMMETAREVAKLDVQGIKIHLLHLLKGTPMVKQYEKGMLQFLSFEEYVNLVCDQLEILPPEMIIHRITGDGPIDLMVGPMWSVNKWEVLNAIDAELKRRNSYQGKFFVRDGGLTVHEA; from the coding sequence ATGAAACAGGCTAACCCTTTTCCATATGCCAGTGACGATAAACGTTATCATACATGGAATTACCATTTACGCAACCAATTTGGCCATAAGGTCTTCAAGATAGCACTAGACGGCGGTTTTGACTGCCCGAACCGAGACGGCACAGTGGCTTTTGGCGGCTGCACATTCTGCAGCGCTGCAGGCTCAGGCGATTTTGCCGGTAACCGGGCTGAAGATTTAAAGAAACAATTCGCCGACATTAAAGGAAAAATGCATCAGAAATGGAAGGATGGCAAATATATGGCCTATTTCCAAGCCTATACGAACACGCATGCTCCTGTTGATGTTCTGCGCGAGAAATTCGAAACGGTCATGAACGAGGAAGGAGTCGTAGGACTCTCGATAGCAACGAGACCAGATTGCCTCCCGGACGATGTCGTTGAATACTTGGCTGAGCTGAACGAGCGCACCTATCTATGGCTCGAGCTCGGACTGCAAACCGTCCATGAAAAAACAGCGAACATTATTAACCGCGCCCATGATTACCCTACCTATGTAGAAGGAGTCAACAAGCTCCGCAAGCATGGCATCCGTGTCTGCAGCCACATCATTAACGGACTCCCTCTTGAGACACCAGAAATGATGATGGAAACTGCCCGTGAAGTGGCCAAGCTTGATGTGCAAGGGATTAAGATACACCTGCTGCATCTGTTAAAAGGCACACCGATGGTTAAGCAATATGAAAAAGGCATGCTTCAATTCCTATCATTCGAAGAGTATGTAAACCTTGTCTGCGACCAGCTCGAAATCCTGCCTCCGGAAATGATCATTCACCGCATCACAGGCGACGGTCCAATTGACTTAATGGTCGGTCCGATGTGGAGCGTCAATAAATGGGAGGTCTTGAACGCGATTGATGCGGAACTAAAACGCCGCAACAGCTACCAAGGCAAGTTCTTTGTGCGTGATGGAGGATTGACTGTACATGAAGCTTGA
- a CDS encoding DUF4181 domain-containing protein: MQEGFVDIHTELYCYSFEAVTNKNKWRELMMSLMTFIMLILLVILAEKMIGRFLGIKKKDVSETSGKRMNQWGRTIIMGLFLFTFIFALSKENDTILKWNYIFFLTALMGLQTILEWKYLKDSKQYLLTLISEIIIIGIFVYYVNSISYL, from the coding sequence GTGCAAGAAGGATTTGTTGACATACATACCGAATTATATTGTTATAGCTTTGAAGCTGTGACTAATAAAAATAAATGGAGAGAGTTAATGATGAGTTTAATGACTTTTATTATGTTAATTTTATTGGTAATTCTTGCAGAGAAGATGATAGGAAGATTTTTAGGTATAAAGAAAAAAGATGTTTCGGAGACTTCTGGCAAAAGAATGAATCAATGGGGGCGAACAATCATAATGGGTCTCTTTTTGTTCACTTTTATTTTTGCCCTTTCAAAAGAGAATGATACCATTCTAAAATGGAATTATATTTTCTTTTTGACCGCACTAATGGGGCTTCAAACTATATTGGAGTGGAAGTATTTAAAAGATTCAAAGCAATATCTTTTAACACTCATAAGTGAAATCATCATTATTGGTATCTTTGTGTACTATGTAAACTCGATAAGCTACCTGTAA
- a CDS encoding tetraprenyl-beta-curcumene synthase family protein has product MRLPATEFGLAKLVFKDIFPIVHRELDYWEERANSIPNEELRIQARASIANKAFHCEGGSILALLAGDNKTKVIQFIVAYQTISDYLDNLCDRSTSLDPKDFALLHESMKHALNPQAELKNYYEQREDQNDGGYLADLVKTCQEVLRDLPHYEEIQPYLFELCGYYCDLQIHKHVIWEERVDRLQAWFETYRHRLPEGMTWYEFSACAGSTLGIFCLVSYAVRPRFRNDLAKDVRDAYFPYVQGLHIMLDYFIDQEEDRIGNDLNFCFYYESEKKMIERLCYFLEQANLDIEKIPDSRFHKMVNQGLVGIYLADGKVAEQKDVKTHVRKLLKQGGFRSYFFYWNCKVYYAMRKVSKRTG; this is encoded by the coding sequence TTGAGGCTGCCTGCAACTGAATTCGGATTAGCGAAATTGGTTTTTAAAGATATCTTCCCAATCGTTCATCGGGAATTGGACTATTGGGAGGAAAGAGCGAATTCAATTCCTAATGAGGAGCTTCGAATCCAAGCGAGAGCGAGCATTGCCAACAAGGCCTTCCATTGTGAGGGAGGATCGATTCTCGCCTTACTCGCAGGAGATAACAAGACCAAGGTGATTCAGTTCATCGTAGCCTATCAGACAATCAGTGATTACCTCGACAATCTATGTGATCGCAGTACCTCATTGGATCCCAAAGATTTTGCTCTTTTGCACGAATCCATGAAACATGCACTCAATCCTCAAGCGGAGCTAAAGAATTACTATGAACAGCGAGAGGATCAAAATGATGGCGGCTATTTGGCCGATTTGGTCAAAACATGCCAGGAGGTTTTGCGGGATTTGCCTCATTATGAGGAAATTCAGCCCTATTTGTTTGAACTTTGCGGGTATTATTGCGATCTTCAAATACATAAGCATGTTATATGGGAAGAAAGGGTAGATAGATTACAAGCGTGGTTCGAGACATATCGTCACCGCTTGCCGGAGGGCATGACATGGTATGAATTCAGTGCTTGTGCTGGCTCGACGCTCGGGATCTTTTGTCTCGTATCCTACGCGGTTCGTCCCCGTTTCCGGAATGATTTAGCTAAGGATGTGAGGGATGCTTACTTTCCTTATGTACAAGGTCTTCATATCATGCTGGATTATTTTATCGATCAAGAGGAAGACCGGATCGGGAATGATTTGAACTTTTGTTTTTATTATGAGTCTGAAAAGAAAATGATTGAGCGCTTATGCTATTTTTTGGAGCAGGCTAATCTTGATATCGAAAAGATTCCTGACAGTCGTTTTCATAAGATGGTGAATCAGGGGCTCGTGGGCATTTATCTTGCTGATGGAAAGGTAGCTGAGCAAAAGGATGTCAAAACCCATGTCCGTAAATTACTGAAACAGGGAGGATTCCGCTCCTATTTCTTTTATTGGAATTGTAAGGTTTACTATGCCATGAGAAAAGTGTCAAAGCGAACAGGCTAA
- a CDS encoding class I SAM-dependent methyltransferase, producing the protein MKLDRILPYARLLLEKALSPGDVAIDGTMGNGHDTLFLAKLVGEQGHVYSFDIQESALEQTKARLEENKLANHVTLIHAGHEHVKSRIPEKTEIAGAIFNLGYLPGGNKEIITTAPTTISSVEQILKMMKPEGIIVLVIYHGHPGGDIERDEILQFARALPQDTAHVLEYKFLNQKNNPPFIVAIEKR; encoded by the coding sequence ATGAAGCTTGACCGCATTCTTCCCTATGCACGGCTCCTGCTCGAAAAAGCGCTCAGCCCTGGTGATGTAGCAATTGATGGCACGATGGGCAACGGACATGACACCCTTTTTCTTGCCAAACTAGTCGGAGAACAAGGGCATGTATACAGCTTCGACATTCAGGAATCCGCTCTCGAGCAAACAAAAGCCCGTCTTGAAGAAAATAAACTGGCTAACCATGTGACTCTTATACATGCTGGACATGAGCATGTAAAAAGCCGCATTCCTGAAAAGACCGAAATAGCCGGTGCTATCTTCAACCTCGGCTATCTGCCAGGCGGGAATAAAGAAATTATCACAACCGCACCAACCACGATTTCTAGTGTTGAGCAGATCCTTAAGATGATGAAACCGGAAGGAATCATTGTACTTGTCATCTACCATGGCCATCCAGGCGGAGATATTGAACGAGATGAGATTCTTCAGTTTGCCAGAGCACTTCCGCAGGATACAGCCCATGTGCTTGAATACAAATTCTTAAACCAGAAGAACAATCCCCCCTTCATCGTGGCGATTGAGAAAAGATAA
- a CDS encoding sporulation protein Cse60, translating to MIQVKMFDYEHEKDLENGMNYFLGQIREDQIVDIKYEIAAFGEEDEENQIYCFSAMVIYRK from the coding sequence ATGATACAGGTGAAAATGTTTGATTATGAACATGAAAAAGATTTGGAGAACGGGATGAATTATTTCCTGGGACAAATCAGGGAAGACCAGATTGTCGACATTAAGTATGAGATTGCCGCTTTTGGAGAAGAGGACGAAGAAAATCAAATCTATTGTTTTAGCGCAATGGTCATTTATCGTAAATAA
- the leuS gene encoding leucine--tRNA ligase: MSFNHKEIEKKWQSYWEEHKTFKTTDQVGKSKFYALDMFPYPSGAGLHVGHPEGYTATDILSRLKRMQGYNVLHPIGWDAFGLPAEQYALDTGNDPEEFTAKNIETFKRQIKSLGFSYDWDREINTTDPDYYKWTQWIFLKLYEKGLAYMDEIPVNWCPALGTVLANEEVIDGKSERGGHPVIRKPMRQWILKITAYADRLIEDLEELDWPESIKDMQRNWIGRSEGASVNFSIDGSDKAFTVFTTRPDTLFGATYAVLSPEHPLVEEITTEAQKAQVEEYKQSIQSKSDLERTELSKEKTGVFTGAYAVNPANGEKIPVWIADYVLMSYGTGAIMAVPAHDERDYEFAKKFDLPIREVVAGGDIEKEAYAGEGEHVNSDFLNGLKKEEAIQKMIAWLEEKGIGEKKITYRLRDWNFSRQRYWGEPIPIIHWEDGAMSAVPESELPLVLPKTSEIKPSGTGESPLAIIDEWVNVTDPETGRKGRRETNTMPQWAGSCWYFLRYIDPKNPEAIADPEKLKHWLPVDTYIGGAEHAVLHLLYARFWHKFLYDIGVVPTKEPFQKLFNQGMILGENNEKMSKSKGNVVNPDDIVESHGADTLRLYEMFMGPLDASIAWSTNGLDGSRRFLDRVWRLYINEDGTVNDKITESADTHLEKVYHQTVKKVTEDLENLHFNTAISQMMVFINEAYKADILPIQFMEGFVKLLSPICPHITEELWSRLGHNDTLAYASWPAYDESKLVDNEVEIVIQINGKVRAKLQVPADISKEEMEKTVMENGKVIEQIDGKTVRKVIAIPGKLVNIVAN, translated from the coding sequence ATGAGTTTCAACCATAAAGAGATTGAAAAGAAGTGGCAATCTTATTGGGAAGAGCATAAAACATTCAAAACGACCGATCAGGTAGGAAAAAGTAAATTTTACGCATTGGATATGTTCCCGTATCCATCTGGAGCAGGTCTTCATGTTGGGCATCCGGAAGGATATACAGCGACGGATATTCTCTCCCGCTTGAAGCGGATGCAGGGCTATAATGTTCTTCATCCAATTGGCTGGGATGCATTCGGCCTGCCGGCAGAGCAATATGCGCTTGATACAGGGAATGACCCAGAGGAATTTACGGCAAAGAATATCGAGACGTTTAAGCGCCAAATTAAATCCCTTGGATTCTCTTATGATTGGGACCGTGAAATTAATACGACAGATCCTGATTATTATAAATGGACACAATGGATTTTCCTGAAGCTTTATGAAAAAGGGCTTGCTTATATGGATGAAATCCCTGTCAACTGGTGCCCAGCTCTTGGTACCGTTTTGGCAAATGAAGAGGTCATTGACGGCAAAAGTGAGCGTGGCGGCCATCCGGTTATCAGAAAACCGATGCGCCAATGGATTTTGAAAATCACGGCTTATGCGGACCGCCTGATTGAGGACTTGGAGGAGCTTGATTGGCCAGAAAGCATTAAAGATATGCAGCGCAACTGGATCGGCCGTTCAGAAGGGGCATCCGTAAACTTCAGCATTGATGGCTCAGACAAGGCATTCACAGTCTTCACGACACGCCCTGACACTTTGTTTGGAGCAACATATGCAGTATTGTCTCCAGAGCATCCGCTCGTAGAAGAGATTACGACTGAGGCGCAAAAAGCACAGGTGGAAGAATACAAGCAGTCCATCCAATCGAAGAGCGATCTTGAGAGAACAGAGCTATCGAAGGAGAAAACGGGTGTATTCACTGGCGCTTATGCCGTTAATCCGGCAAACGGCGAGAAAATCCCTGTGTGGATTGCCGATTATGTCCTAATGAGCTATGGAACAGGCGCGATTATGGCGGTTCCTGCGCATGATGAGCGTGATTATGAATTCGCGAAGAAATTTGATCTTCCAATCCGTGAGGTTGTCGCAGGCGGAGATATCGAAAAAGAAGCTTATGCAGGTGAGGGAGAGCATGTTAACTCTGACTTCTTGAATGGTTTGAAGAAAGAGGAAGCCATTCAAAAGATGATTGCATGGCTTGAAGAAAAAGGCATCGGCGAGAAGAAAATAACGTATCGCCTTCGTGACTGGAACTTCTCCCGTCAGCGTTACTGGGGAGAGCCTATCCCAATCATTCACTGGGAAGATGGCGCGATGTCAGCGGTCCCTGAATCAGAGCTTCCGCTTGTGCTTCCAAAAACATCAGAAATCAAGCCATCAGGAACAGGTGAATCACCGCTTGCAATCATTGATGAGTGGGTGAATGTAACGGATCCTGAAACAGGACGCAAGGGCAGACGCGAAACAAACACTATGCCACAATGGGCGGGCAGCTGCTGGTACTTCCTGCGCTATATCGACCCGAAAAATCCAGAAGCTATTGCGGATCCGGAAAAATTGAAGCATTGGCTTCCGGTTGATACGTATATCGGCGGGGCAGAGCATGCGGTACTACATTTGCTTTACGCTCGTTTCTGGCATAAATTCCTTTATGATATCGGCGTGGTGCCAACGAAGGAACCATTCCAAAAGCTGTTTAACCAAGGAATGATTCTTGGTGAAAACAACGAAAAGATGAGTAAGTCGAAAGGCAATGTTGTGAACCCGGATGATATCGTAGAAAGCCATGGCGCTGACACGCTTCGTCTCTATGAAATGTTCATGGGACCGCTTGATGCGTCGATTGCCTGGTCTACCAACGGTCTTGACGGCTCAAGACGTTTCCTTGATCGTGTATGGAGACTCTACATTAATGAGGATGGCACAGTAAATGATAAGATTACTGAATCTGCGGATACTCACCTTGAGAAGGTATATCACCAAACTGTGAAAAAAGTTACAGAAGACCTTGAGAACTTGCACTTCAACACAGCCATTTCTCAAATGATGGTCTTCATTAATGAAGCCTATAAAGCAGATATACTGCCAATTCAATTCATGGAAGGCTTTGTGAAGCTTCTTTCCCCAATCTGCCCGCATATCACAGAAGAGCTGTGGAGCAGACTTGGCCATAATGATACGCTTGCCTATGCATCTTGGCCAGCCTATGATGAAAGCAAGCTAGTTGATAACGAAGTGGAAATCGTTATTCAAATCAACGGTAAGGTAAGAGCGAAGCTTCAAGTTCCTGCGGATATTTCGAAGGAAGAGATGGAGAAAACCGTTATGGAGAACGGCAAAGTCATTGAGCAAATCGATGGTAAAACCGTTCGTAAGGTAATCGCAATCCCTGGAAAACTCGTTAATATTGTTGCAAACTAA
- a CDS encoding ABC transporter ATP-binding protein has protein sequence MLKVCNVSAGYRKGRPILEDVSLEVEKGEFYALLGPNGSGKTTFIKAILDSKHLYMSGNVEIAGKSAHQYNTEELARMTAVLSQEHAVSLDFTVEQIVLLGRYPYQGKGLFNTYKKEDYAIVDECLEKTNCLPFKHKYFQDLSGGEKQRVLLAKALAQSPRLLFLDEPTNHLDIKHSIELLNLLKELQLKNGLTIVAILHDLNLASLYADRLALLKDGKKIAEGEANLLLDESLLKSVYGVELVSSLHPVMGKPQISFIPEYVKN, from the coding sequence ATGTTAAAAGTATGTAATGTAAGTGCAGGTTATAGGAAAGGCCGGCCGATTCTCGAAGATGTCTCATTGGAAGTGGAGAAGGGAGAGTTTTATGCCCTCTTAGGCCCAAATGGGAGCGGCAAAACGACATTCATTAAAGCAATCCTGGATTCTAAGCATCTTTACATGAGCGGGAATGTCGAGATAGCAGGAAAATCAGCGCATCAATATAATACAGAAGAGCTTGCGCGTATGACAGCTGTTTTAAGCCAGGAACACGCTGTCAGTCTTGACTTCACGGTTGAGCAAATCGTACTGCTTGGGCGTTATCCATATCAGGGAAAGGGTCTTTTTAACACCTATAAGAAAGAAGACTATGCCATTGTGGATGAGTGCCTCGAGAAAACGAATTGCCTCCCATTCAAGCATAAATATTTTCAGGACTTGAGCGGCGGCGAGAAGCAGCGTGTCCTCTTAGCCAAAGCGCTTGCCCAATCCCCGCGGCTGCTGTTTTTGGATGAGCCGACGAATCATCTTGATATTAAGCATTCGATTGAGCTTTTGAATTTATTGAAGGAGCTGCAATTGAAAAATGGACTAACCATTGTGGCCATTTTGCATGATTTAAATCTGGCCTCCCTTTATGCTGATCGGCTCGCTTTATTAAAGGATGGTAAAAAGATAGCAGAGGGAGAGGCGAATCTCCTCTTGGATGAATCCTTGCTGAAATCGGTCTATGGGGTTGAGCTCGTAAGCTCTTTGCATCCGGTCATGGGGAAGCCACAAATTTCTTTCATTCCTGAATATGTGAAAAACTAA